A region of Osmerus eperlanus chromosome 9, fOsmEpe2.1, whole genome shotgun sequence DNA encodes the following proteins:
- the LOC134026692 gene encoding uncharacterized protein LOC134026692: MQAENPRRTPGEPQHSSRDETTTTAPTNPHKVTPSPHKVTPSPHKVTPSPHKVTPRPHKVTPSPHKVTPSPHKVTPSSHKSPQGDSQSHKVTPSPHKVTPSPHKVTPSPHKVTPSSHKVTPSPHKVTPSPHKVTPSPHKVTPSSHKSPQGDSQSHKVTPSPHKVTPSPHKVTPSPHKVTPSSHKSPQGDSQSPQGDSQSPQGDSKLPQGDSQSPQGDSQSPQGDSQSPQGDSQSPQGDSQTPQGDSQSPQGDSQSHKVTPRPHKVTPSPHKGGNTLQLKQQLSGQQENVQPET; this comes from the exons ATGCAGGCGGAGAACCCCAGGAGAACCCCAGGAGAACCCCAGCACTCCTCCAGGGACGAGACAACCACAACCGCCCCCACAAA TCCCCACAAGGTGACTCCCAGTCCCCACAAGGTGACTCCCAGTCCCCACAAGGTGACTCCCAGTCCCCACAAGGTGACTCCCAGACCCCACAAGGTGACTCCCAGTCCCCACAAGGTGACTCCCAGTCCCCACAAGGTGACTCCAAGCTCCCACAAG TCCCCACAAGGTGACTCCCAGTCCCACAAGGTGACTCCCAGTCCCCACAAGGTGACTCCCAGTCCCCACAAGGTGACTCCCAGTCCCCACAAGGTGACTCCAAGCTCCCACAAGGTGACTCCCAGTCCCCACAAGGTGACTCCCAGTCCCCACAAGGTGACTCCCAGTCCCCACAAGGTGACTCCAAGCTCCCACAAG TCCCCACAAGGTGACTCCCAGTCCCACAAGGTGACTCCCAGTCCCCACAAGGTGACTCCCAGTCCCCACAAGGTGACTCCCAGTCCCCACAAGGTGACTCCAAGCTCCCACAAG TCCCCACAAGGTGACTCCCAGTCCCCACAAGGTGACTCCCAGTCCCCACAAGGTGACTCCAAGCTCCCACAAGGTGACTCCCAGTCCCCACAAGGTGACTCCCAGTCCCCACAAGGTGACTCCCAGTCCCCACAAGGTGACTCCCAGTCCCCACAAGGTGACTCCCAGACCCCACAAGGTGACTCCCAGTCCCCACAAGGTGACTCCCAGTCCCACAAGGTGACTCCCAGACCCCACAAGGTGACTCCCAGTCCCCACAAG